A portion of the Blastocatellia bacterium genome contains these proteins:
- a CDS encoding ABC transporter permease, with product MWGRIREIMRKEFRQVLREPRMRVLLFLPPLIQLTLFGYAVNLDVERGRIAWMDLDRTPTSRELRAVLEGSRHFQIVATPQSDADVHQLLDRGRVQAVIRVLPGFARDIQRGKVATIQILVDGTNSNTAAILSGYLQEALSDYAARLLVEQQRRRLVAATLAAGTPLYRTVPAIGLRSRVWFNPELKSRNYFVPGVVVNIIAIITLVLTAMAIVREKEIGTMEQLLVTPIRPVELILGKTLPFAVVGLIEVILVTTAALAIFHIPFRGSGLLLLGCSILFLFTTLGMGLFISTVSRTQQQAMMSSFFFFAPAFMLSGFAFPIRNMPEIVQYLTYLNPVRYFIEIVRGIFLKGTGITILWPQMVALGAFGVLILTASVLRFHRRLD from the coding sequence ATGTGGGGACGGATTCGAGAGATCATGCGCAAGGAATTTCGTCAGGTGTTGCGGGAGCCGCGCATGCGCGTGCTGCTTTTTCTGCCGCCGCTCATCCAGTTGACGCTCTTTGGCTATGCCGTCAATCTCGACGTGGAGCGAGGACGGATCGCCTGGATGGACCTGGATCGCACGCCGACCAGTCGCGAGTTGCGGGCCGTGCTGGAGGGCTCGCGCCATTTTCAGATCGTGGCCACGCCCCAATCCGACGCCGACGTGCACCAGCTCCTGGATCGAGGGAGGGTCCAGGCCGTCATCCGCGTGCTTCCCGGTTTCGCTCGGGATATTCAGCGGGGGAAGGTCGCCACCATCCAGATTCTCGTGGACGGAACCAATTCCAACACCGCTGCTATTCTCTCCGGCTACCTGCAAGAAGCACTCTCGGATTACGCTGCCCGCCTCCTGGTCGAGCAGCAACGCCGACGCCTGGTGGCCGCGACGCTGGCGGCCGGAACTCCGCTTTATCGCACGGTGCCTGCGATCGGCCTGCGCAGCCGCGTGTGGTTCAATCCTGAACTGAAGAGTCGAAACTATTTCGTTCCCGGCGTCGTGGTCAACATCATCGCCATCATCACGCTCGTCCTCACGGCCATGGCCATTGTGCGAGAGAAAGAAATCGGCACTATGGAGCAACTACTCGTCACCCCCATCCGTCCGGTGGAACTCATCCTCGGCAAGACGCTTCCCTTCGCCGTCGTTGGACTCATCGAGGTGATCCTGGTGACGACGGCGGCGCTCGCCATCTTTCACATTCCCTTTCGCGGATCGGGCCTGCTTTTGCTCGGCTGTTCGATCCTCTTCCTCTTCACCACGCTGGGAATGGGGCTGTTCATCTCGACGGTCTCTCGAACGCAGCAGCAGGCCATGATGTCCTCGTTTTTCTTCTTCGCCCCCGCCTTCATGCTGAGCGGCTTTGCCTTCCCCATCCGCAACATGCCGGAGATCGTACAATACCTGACTTACCTCAATCCCGTGCGATACTTCATCGAGATCGTGCGCGGGATTTTCCTCAAAGGAACGGGGATCACCATCCTCTGGCCGCAGATGGTGGCGCTCGGTGCGTTCGGCGTTCTGATCCTGACGGCGAGCGTGCTCCGCTTTCACCGACGCCTCGATTAG
- a CDS encoding DeoR/GlpR family DNA-binding transcription regulator — protein sequence MPAAESSADRRSEQILQELLRTGEVSVEALAKLLNVSASTVRRDLTHLERRGLLRRTHGGAVPVEPLLYEPFRHVSSFQEQEQQRVVEKRRIGLAAAELVADGETIAIGAGTTTTQVARSLRHRQGIMIITNTVNIAMELSHSPGLKVFVTGGFLSGDWFAVVGPQAIQSVSEFFADKAFIGVDGIHAEHGLTTNYPDQAAIHRAMLRQARKRIVVADHRKLGVIGTAFIWPTDQIDILITDKGASDEAIAPFIAKGIDVRRV from the coding sequence ATGCCTGCCGCTGAATCATCGGCCGACCGACGCAGTGAACAAATTCTCCAGGAGCTTCTCCGGACGGGAGAAGTTTCCGTTGAAGCGCTGGCGAAACTGCTGAATGTCTCGGCCTCAACGGTGCGGCGGGACCTGACGCATCTTGAGCGACGGGGCCTGTTGCGGCGCACTCACGGGGGCGCGGTTCCCGTCGAGCCGCTGCTCTATGAACCCTTCCGTCACGTCTCCTCTTTTCAGGAGCAGGAACAACAGCGCGTAGTCGAAAAGCGACGGATTGGCCTGGCTGCCGCTGAACTCGTGGCCGACGGGGAGACCATCGCCATCGGCGCCGGTACGACCACGACGCAGGTCGCCCGCAGTCTCCGCCACCGCCAGGGCATCATGATCATCACCAATACGGTCAACATCGCCATGGAACTCAGCCACAGCCCGGGACTCAAAGTTTTTGTCACCGGCGGATTCCTCAGCGGCGACTGGTTTGCCGTCGTTGGCCCCCAGGCCATTCAAAGCGTCAGCGAGTTCTTCGCGGATAAGGCCTTCATCGGCGTGGACGGCATCCATGCCGAGCACGGCCTGACGACAAATTATCCCGATCAGGCAGCCATCCATCGTGCCATGCTCCGCCAGGCCCGCAAGCGCATCGTTGTCGCCGATCACCGAAAACTGGGCGTCATAGGAACGGCCTTCATCTGGCCGACCGATCAGATTGACATTCTGATTACCGACAAAGGAGCTTCGGACGAAGCCATTGCTCCGTTCATCGCCAAGGGAATTGACGTGCGCCGCGTCTGA
- a CDS encoding ABC transporter permease, whose protein sequence is MNLRRTRAVARKEFLHVLRDPRSLIMALAIPMVMLLLFGYALSLDVDRIPTLILDGDRSPESRALVERFHGSRYFQILGFVEEYAAIEREMDRNRILLGLVIPRGYSRSLLSGEQATIQALLDGSDSNTASIALGYVEALVGAYALDLRSEALQRQGGGTLEPPVQPQLRVWYNTELKSKNYIVPGLIAVIMMIIAALLTSLTIAREWEMGTMEQLLSTPVRPAELVLGKMTAYFTIGMVDMAIALSVGVFLFSVPLRGSVLFLFVTCGVFLFGALCWGILLSALARSQLLAYQMGMITSFLPAFLLSGFVYAIENMPTIVQLVTYLVPARYFITALRGIFLKGIGPELIAAELAFLLAYAAATFFIATRKVGQRIA, encoded by the coding sequence ATGAATCTGCGACGCACACGGGCGGTGGCCCGAAAAGAATTTCTCCACGTCCTGCGGGACCCGCGCAGTTTGATCATGGCGCTGGCCATCCCGATGGTCATGCTCCTTCTGTTCGGCTATGCGCTCTCGCTCGATGTGGATCGCATCCCCACGCTCATCCTCGATGGCGATCGAAGTCCGGAGAGCCGAGCGCTCGTCGAGCGATTCCACGGCTCGCGCTATTTTCAGATTCTCGGATTCGTCGAGGAGTATGCGGCGATTGAGCGGGAGATGGATCGCAACCGTATTTTGCTCGGACTCGTGATCCCGCGCGGGTATTCCCGGTCATTGCTCTCAGGAGAGCAAGCGACGATTCAAGCTCTCCTCGATGGGAGCGACTCCAACACCGCTTCGATTGCTCTGGGATATGTCGAGGCACTGGTGGGCGCATACGCTCTCGATCTTCGCTCAGAAGCCCTTCAGCGACAGGGGGGAGGCACGCTCGAGCCGCCCGTGCAGCCACAGCTCCGGGTCTGGTACAACACCGAACTCAAGTCCAAGAACTATATCGTGCCTGGACTCATCGCCGTCATCATGATGATCATCGCTGCTTTGCTCACATCGCTCACGATTGCCCGCGAGTGGGAGATGGGGACAATGGAACAATTGCTTTCGACGCCGGTGCGGCCTGCTGAACTTGTCCTGGGGAAGATGACGGCCTACTTCACCATCGGTATGGTGGATATGGCCATCGCCCTGAGCGTGGGCGTCTTTCTCTTCTCCGTCCCCTTGCGAGGGAGCGTTCTCTTTCTCTTTGTGACCTGCGGAGTCTTCCTCTTCGGGGCCCTCTGCTGGGGGATTTTGTTGTCGGCGCTCGCCCGGTCGCAACTGCTGGCCTATCAGATGGGGATGATCACGTCGTTTCTTCCGGCATTCTTGCTCTCGGGCTTCGTCTACGCGATTGAGAATATGCCGACCATCGTTCAACTTGTCACCTATCTTGTGCCCGCCCGGTATTTCATCACGGCGCTCCGGGGGATTTTTCTCAAAGGCATCGGACCGGAACTCATCGCGGCGGAACTGGCCTTTTTGCTGGCCTATGCCGCCGCCACCTTTTTCATCGCCACGCGAAAGGTGGGCCAGAGGATCGCGTGA
- a CDS encoding carboxypeptidase-like regulatory domain-containing protein, whose protein sequence is MTRWRVIAVGVTWMFIALPAVAMQKITGTIRGTVTDPAGGVIVGAEVTVINEETRLSRTTTTGADGGYVVPELPLGIYRVEASFQGFKKAVHTGVQLHVAGTAVVNITLTPGAVVEEVTVEASPLIVETSKGEVSGLIQGVQVRELPLNGRSFVQLTTLMPGVAPADNFDTKNKGLFAAIDMSVSGGATNGNLWTVDSVNNNDVGSNRTVLVFPSIDAIEEFRIHRNSYGAEFGQAGGAQINIVTRSGGNEFHGSVYYFGRNDRLNATDYFLNLGGQKKAPLRRNDA, encoded by the coding sequence ATGACTCGATGGAGGGTCATCGCAGTGGGGGTTACGTGGATGTTCATCGCGCTACCGGCTGTGGCGATGCAGAAGATCACCGGAACGATCCGTGGGACGGTGACCGATCCTGCCGGAGGCGTCATCGTCGGTGCGGAGGTGACGGTCATTAACGAAGAGACGCGGTTGTCGCGCACGACCACAACCGGCGCCGATGGCGGCTACGTCGTCCCCGAATTGCCGCTTGGAATCTACCGCGTCGAAGCCAGCTTTCAGGGCTTCAAGAAGGCGGTTCACACCGGCGTGCAGTTGCATGTGGCCGGGACCGCCGTGGTCAACATCACGCTCACTCCGGGAGCGGTCGTCGAAGAGGTGACCGTTGAAGCCAGCCCGCTCATTGTCGAAACGAGCAAAGGAGAAGTGAGCGGTCTCATCCAGGGCGTTCAGGTGCGCGAGTTGCCGCTCAACGGTCGCAGCTTTGTGCAGTTGACCACGCTCATGCCGGGAGTGGCTCCGGCCGATAACTTCGACACCAAAAACAAGGGGCTCTTCGCCGCTATTGACATGTCCGTCAGCGGCGGTGCGACCAACGGCAACCTGTGGACCGTGGACTCGGTCAACAACAACGATGTCGGATCGAACCGCACGGTGCTCGTCTTCCCCTCGATTGACGCGATCGAAGAGTTCCGCATTCACCGTAACAGCTATGGAGCGGAATTCGGTCAGGCCGGAGGAGCGCAGATCAACATCGTCACCCGCAGTGGCGGCAACGAATTTCACGGCAGCGTCTACTATTTCGGGCGCAATGACCGGCTCAATGCAACCGACTATTTCCTGAATCTCGGCGGGCAGAAGAAAGCCCCGCTGCGGCGCAACGATGC